A genomic window from Pecten maximus chromosome 2, xPecMax1.1, whole genome shotgun sequence includes:
- the LOC117342529 gene encoding E-selectin-like: MLDTYELSFNYLYGRITQSHGLNSGTLFAEGSHSFGYTARDNHRNTDTCTKEFAVRVRRCTSMPIRPANGEISCEPHWYDPLLGSTCTFTCHEGYSLTGSKTRTCGSDNTFDGTAALCSKISCPSLPDPENGQAICSDSNFYKSVCMTSCPADKGYGTVGVFVQCRNDGTWSGSLQPCYGK, translated from the exons atgttagATACTTATGAATTATCTTTTAATTACCTTTATGGCAGAATTACTCAGTCACACGGTTTAAACAGCGGGACTTTGTTTGCCGAGGGCTCTCATTCCTTTGGCTACACTGCCAGAGACAATCACAGAAATACTGATACCTGCACGAAGGAGTTTGCAGTAAGAg TCCGGCGGTGTACCAGTATGCCCATCAGACCAGCCAATGGTGAGATATCTTGTGAGCCCCACTGGTACGACCCACTTCTCGGAAGTACCTGTACATTTACCTGCCATGAGGGGTATTCATTGACTGGCAGTAAAACGAGAACGTGTGGGAGTGACAACACCTTTGACGGAACAGCTGCACTTTGTTCCA AAATCAGTTGCCCCAGCCTTCCCGATCCCGAAAATGGACAAGCGATATGTAGCGACAGTAATTTCTACAAAAGCGTTTGCATGACGTCGTGTCCGGCAGATAAGGGGTATGGCACTGTTGGTGTATTCGTACAATGTCGTAACGACGGGACATGGTCCGGCAGCCTACAACCTTGTTATGGCAAGTAA